The following proteins come from a genomic window of Phnomibacter ginsenosidimutans:
- the katG gene encoding catalase/peroxidase HPI has translation MSNPTANAPAGDISKCPFHNGSMSLGTAGSAPTNRDWWPNQLKLNILRQHSALSNPLDSNFNYAEAFKSLDLAAVKKDLAELMTNSQDWWPADYGHYGPFMIRMAWHSAGTYRIQDGRGGAGTGTQRFAPLNSWPDNGNLDKARLLLWPIKQKYGNKLSWADLMILAGNVALETMGFKTFGFAGGREDVWEPEEDIYWGSETEWLGDKRYTGDRDLENPLGAVQMGLIYVNPEGPNGNPDPIAAARDIRETFARMAMDDEETVALIAGGHTFGKTHGAADPGKYVGREPAGASMEEQGLGWKNTFGTGNAEYTITSGLEGAWTTTPAKWSHDYFKHLFEYEWELTKSPAGAHQWVAKNAGETVPDAHVAGKFHKPFMLTTDLSLRFDPAYEKVSRRFYENPDAFADAFARAWFKLTHRDMGPRARYLGTEVPAEELIWQDPIPAVDFEVINEQDIAALKGQILASGLSVGQLVRTAWASASTFRGSDKRGGANGARIRLAPQKYWAANNPAELSKVLEVLEGIQQSFNAAQTGNKKVALADVIVLGGCAAIEKAANDAGYHVTVPFTAGRNDASQEQTDVASFAVLEPIADGFRNYAKGHTASYAEHILVDKAQLLTLTAPEMTALVGGLRVLDTNFDGGKHGVLTSRPGVLSNDFFVNLLDLNTAWSGTSEKQELFEGRDRKTGAVKWTGTRADLVFGSNSELRAVAEVYACADGAEKFVHDFVAAWNKVMNLDRFDMA, from the coding sequence ATGAGTAATCCTACCGCCAATGCACCTGCGGGTGACATCAGTAAATGTCCGTTTCACAACGGCAGCATGAGTTTGGGTACTGCCGGTTCGGCACCCACCAACCGCGACTGGTGGCCCAACCAATTGAAGCTGAATATTCTGCGCCAGCATTCTGCTTTGTCTAATCCGCTGGACAGCAACTTCAATTATGCTGAAGCTTTTAAGAGCCTCGACCTGGCCGCAGTGAAAAAAGACCTGGCCGAGTTGATGACCAACTCACAAGATTGGTGGCCTGCAGACTATGGTCATTATGGTCCGTTCATGATTCGGATGGCCTGGCACAGCGCCGGTACTTACCGCATTCAGGATGGCCGTGGTGGTGCCGGTACGGGCACGCAGCGTTTTGCACCCCTCAACAGCTGGCCCGACAACGGCAACCTCGATAAGGCCCGCTTGCTGCTGTGGCCCATCAAGCAGAAATATGGCAACAAACTGAGCTGGGCCGACTTGATGATTTTGGCCGGCAACGTGGCACTGGAAACTATGGGCTTCAAAACCTTTGGCTTTGCCGGAGGTCGAGAAGATGTGTGGGAACCTGAGGAAGACATTTACTGGGGTAGCGAAACCGAGTGGCTGGGCGACAAACGCTATACCGGCGACCGTGACCTCGAAAACCCATTGGGTGCTGTGCAAATGGGTTTGATTTATGTAAACCCCGAAGGCCCCAACGGCAATCCTGATCCCATTGCTGCAGCCCGTGACATCCGCGAAACATTTGCCCGCATGGCCATGGACGATGAAGAAACCGTTGCCCTCATTGCAGGTGGCCACACTTTTGGTAAAACCCATGGTGCTGCCGACCCCGGCAAATACGTAGGCCGCGAACCAGCTGGTGCCAGCATGGAAGAGCAAGGCCTTGGCTGGAAAAATACTTTCGGAACAGGTAATGCCGAATACACCATTACCAGTGGTTTGGAAGGTGCCTGGACAACAACTCCTGCAAAATGGAGCCACGACTATTTCAAGCATTTGTTTGAATACGAGTGGGAACTCACCAAGAGCCCTGCAGGTGCTCATCAGTGGGTAGCAAAAAATGCTGGTGAAACTGTTCCAGATGCACACGTGGCTGGCAAGTTCCATAAGCCTTTCATGCTGACTACCGACTTGTCTTTGCGTTTTGATCCTGCCTACGAAAAAGTATCTCGTCGGTTCTATGAAAACCCCGATGCTTTTGCTGATGCATTTGCCCGTGCATGGTTTAAGTTGACACACCGCGATATGGGACCACGTGCCCGCTACCTCGGTACCGAAGTGCCCGCTGAAGAATTGATTTGGCAAGATCCTATTCCTGCTGTTGATTTCGAAGTGATTAACGAGCAGGATATTGCTGCACTGAAAGGTCAGATTTTGGCCAGCGGTTTGAGTGTAGGTCAGCTGGTGCGTACCGCCTGGGCTTCTGCTTCAACCTTCCGTGGTAGCGATAAGCGTGGTGGTGCCAACGGTGCCCGCATTCGCCTGGCGCCGCAGAAATACTGGGCTGCCAACAATCCTGCCGAACTGAGCAAGGTGTTGGAAGTGCTGGAAGGCATACAGCAGAGCTTTAATGCTGCACAAACAGGCAACAAGAAAGTAGCACTCGCTGATGTGATTGTACTCGGTGGTTGTGCTGCTATTGAAAAGGCTGCAAATGATGCCGGCTACCATGTAACCGTGCCTTTTACAGCTGGCCGTAATGATGCCTCTCAGGAGCAAACGGACGTAGCCTCATTCGCCGTGCTCGAACCCATCGCTGATGGTTTCCGTAACTACGCCAAAGGTCATACTGCTTCTTATGCCGAACACATTTTGGTAGATAAGGCACAACTGCTCACCCTGACTGCTCCTGAAATGACAGCGTTGGTAGGTGGACTGCGTGTATTGGATACCAACTTTGATGGCGGTAAGCATGGTGTACTCACCAGCCGCCCCGGTGTATTGAGCAACGACTTCTTTGTAAACCTGCTCGACCTGAACACCGCCTGGTCTGGTACTTCAGAAAAGCAGGAACTGTTTGAAGGTCGTGACCGCAAGACCGGTGCTGTAAAATGGACCGGTACCCGTGCCGATCTGGTGTTTGGTTCTAACTCAGAGCTGCGTGCCGTAGCCGAAGTGTATGCCTGCGCCGATGGTGCTGAGAAGTTTGTACACGACTTTGTAGCAGCCTGGAATAAGGTAATGAACCTCGATCGTTTCGATATGGCATAA
- a CDS encoding T9SS type A sorting domain-containing protein, which produces MRKPLLFLAAGCLLSALSFAQSISLLAGSTYSQNFDALSNTAGTTTNVLSISGWYLNETGGGARDNEQYAVDAGASNTGDTYSYGAAGATERALGSLRSGTLVSVFGASFTNNTGITLTSITITYTGEQWRLGTASRTDQLDFSYSSDATSLTTGIWTDANGLDFVSPVTTTVGAKDGNATGNRTAITSTINGLSIPNGATVWIRWSDADASSADDGLAIDDFTISTNASILPVKLTDFAVAKQQQTVVASWATLTETNSKQFELQRSTAGSSSWTTVASVTAQGNSNSRRQYKAVDAQPLAGTALYRIKSIDLDGSFTYSAVQQLTAQATALQAKLYPNPASQQVFVQLAEATSFKGWLQISNNNGQVLLRRQVTSSNGQLQVPIQQLSAGMYSVQLVEEASGKNKRCR; this is translated from the coding sequence ATGAGAAAACCTTTACTTTTTTTGGCAGCAGGTTGCCTGCTGTCGGCCCTGAGTTTTGCCCAATCTATTTCCTTGCTGGCTGGTAGTACTTACTCTCAAAATTTTGATGCGTTGTCTAACACTGCCGGTACCACTACCAACGTTCTTAGCATCTCTGGATGGTATTTGAACGAAACTGGTGGCGGAGCCCGGGATAATGAACAATATGCAGTAGATGCAGGCGCATCAAACACTGGTGACACCTACAGTTATGGTGCTGCCGGCGCTACAGAAAGAGCACTGGGCAGCTTGAGAAGTGGAACGCTTGTTTCTGTTTTCGGGGCCTCTTTTACAAACAATACAGGAATAACGCTTACCTCAATTACCATTACCTACACAGGTGAACAATGGCGTTTGGGAACTGCTTCCCGCACCGACCAACTGGACTTTAGTTATAGTTCAGATGCAACGAGCCTGACTACGGGTATATGGACTGATGCCAATGGCCTAGATTTTGTATCTCCTGTTACTACAACAGTTGGCGCAAAAGATGGCAATGCCACAGGTAATCGTACAGCTATTACAAGCACAATTAACGGATTGAGCATTCCCAATGGTGCAACTGTATGGATTCGCTGGTCAGATGCAGATGCTTCTTCGGCCGACGATGGCCTCGCCATTGATGACTTTACAATTTCTACCAATGCGTCGATACTGCCCGTGAAGCTCACCGATTTTGCAGTAGCCAAACAGCAGCAGACAGTAGTAGCCAGCTGGGCCACGCTTACAGAAACCAACAGCAAACAATTTGAACTGCAGCGGAGCACCGCCGGCAGCAGCAGCTGGACAACTGTAGCATCTGTAACCGCTCAAGGCAATAGCAACAGCCGTCGACAATACAAAGCCGTAGATGCCCAACCCCTTGCCGGCACTGCATTGTATCGAATTAAGAGCATTGATCTCGATGGAAGCTTCACCTATTCTGCAGTACAGCAACTCACTGCACAAGCAACTGCATTGCAAGCAAAATTGTATCCCAATCCTGCCAGCCAGCAAGTGTTTGTACAACTGGCAGAGGCTACTTCTTTCAAAGGTTGGCTGCAAATCAGCAACAATAACGGACAGGTATTGCTGCGCCGTCAGGTAACCAGCAGCAATGGCCAATTACAAGTACCCATTCAGCAGCTTTCTGCTGGTATGTACAGTGTGCAATTGGTAGAAGAAGCCAGCGGCAAAAACAAACGCTGTCGTTGA
- a CDS encoding YqgE/AlgH family protein, whose amino-acid sequence MHIRPGQFLLSTPLLDDTFFEQTILVITEVNGDGCIGFIINQLHGRNLNELQEFRYGPAQPLYNGGPVQSDMMYCLHSRPDVVANSFTICEGLATGGDFATIVSLLKAGKLSSQEVKCLIGYCGWDAGELEAEIAEGSWQLIEAPVAEVFANDVQNMWQLWQSKYR is encoded by the coding sequence ATGCACATTCGCCCCGGTCAGTTTTTGTTGAGTACGCCCTTGCTCGATGATACTTTTTTTGAGCAAACCATATTGGTGATTACAGAAGTAAATGGCGATGGCTGCATTGGGTTTATCATCAACCAACTGCATGGACGAAACCTGAATGAGCTACAGGAATTTCGCTATGGTCCGGCGCAGCCTTTGTACAATGGTGGCCCCGTACAAAGCGACATGATGTACTGCCTCCACTCCCGCCCTGATGTGGTGGCCAATAGTTTTACCATTTGTGAAGGTTTGGCTACGGGTGGCGATTTTGCAACCATTGTTTCTTTACTAAAGGCAGGCAAACTCAGTAGCCAGGAAGTAAAATGTTTGATTGGCTATTGTGGTTGGGATGCCGGCGAACTGGAAGCAGAAATTGCCGAAGGCAGTTGGCAATTAATTGAGGCACCTGTTGCTGAAGTATTTGCCAACGACGTACAAAATATGTGGCAGCTATGGCAGTCCAAATATCGCTGA
- a CDS encoding porin family protein produces MKKSFIIVLVNLLLGLIAQGQIKYGLKAGLNVANQTKNMSIPQVPNTIQNTKPMPGYQLGGFVKATLSKHLSLSAEPAFSVVGAGMTLLDDNLKSYNVREKIGYIELPLILQYKLQQLYFGAGPSVGVKVFSKLSGFENRSFDITHYKPFDAAGNVVVGYALSKKVDLNARYSHGFTNLIKDPGNATTKNRFFNLSVFFYLQ; encoded by the coding sequence ATGAAAAAGTCTTTCATTATCGTTTTGGTAAATCTGCTGCTTGGCTTAATTGCCCAAGGTCAAATTAAGTATGGTTTAAAAGCAGGCCTGAATGTGGCGAATCAAACGAAGAACATGTCCATTCCTCAAGTGCCGAACACCATTCAAAATACCAAACCAATGCCGGGTTATCAATTGGGCGGTTTCGTAAAAGCAACGCTTTCAAAACACTTATCACTTTCTGCCGAACCTGCATTTTCTGTTGTTGGCGCAGGTATGACTTTGCTAGACGACAATTTGAAAAGCTATAATGTTCGTGAAAAAATCGGGTATATAGAATTGCCTTTAATTCTTCAATACAAATTGCAGCAACTCTATTTCGGAGCAGGTCCGAGTGTTGGTGTCAAAGTCTTTTCCAAACTGTCGGGTTTTGAAAACAGGAGTTTTGATATTACCCATTACAAGCCTTTCGATGCAGCGGGTAATGTGGTGGTTGGTTATGCCTTATCAAAAAAAGTTGACCTGAATGCCCGGTACAGCCATGGTTTTACAAACTTGATCAAAGACCCGGGTAATGCAACCACCAAAAACAGGTTTTTCAATCTTTCGGTTTTCTTTTATCTGCAATAA
- the ahcY gene encoding adenosylhomocysteinase has product MSTLASTIDFSLPYKVKDISLAEWGRKEIRLAEAEMPGLMAIREEYGASQPLKGARIAGCLHMTIQTAVLIETLVALGAEVKWSSCNIFSTQDQAAAAIAAAGVGVFAWKGQTIEEADWCIEQTLFFGGADRPLNMILDDGGDLTNMVFDKYPELVANIKGLSEETTTGVHRLYERMAKGTLPIPAINVNDSVTKSKFDNKYGCQESLVDAIRRATDVMMAGKVAVVGGYGDVGKGSALSLRGAGARVIVTEIDPICALQAAMDGFEVKKMKDAVKEADIVVTASGCRDLITGDHFKAMKDKTIVCNIGHFDIEIDVAWLNTNYGHTKDTIKPQVDLYNVDGKDIILLAEGRLVNLGCATGHPSFVMSNSFSNQTLAQIELWTNHANYENKVYVLPKHLDEKVARLHLAKVGAELDELTDAQAEYLGISKVGPFKSDMYRY; this is encoded by the coding sequence ATGTCAACATTAGCTTCTACTATTGACTTCAGCCTTCCTTACAAGGTGAAAGATATTAGCCTCGCCGAGTGGGGCCGCAAAGAAATCCGTTTGGCTGAGGCCGAAATGCCCGGTCTGATGGCCATCCGCGAAGAGTATGGCGCCAGCCAGCCGCTCAAAGGTGCCCGCATTGCCGGTTGCCTGCACATGACCATCCAAACTGCTGTACTCATCGAAACCCTGGTAGCCCTGGGTGCCGAAGTAAAGTGGAGCAGCTGTAACATCTTCTCTACACAAGATCAGGCTGCTGCGGCAATTGCTGCTGCCGGCGTGGGTGTATTTGCCTGGAAAGGTCAAACCATTGAAGAAGCCGATTGGTGTATTGAGCAGACCCTGTTTTTTGGTGGTGCCGATCGTCCGTTGAACATGATTCTGGATGATGGTGGCGACCTCACCAACATGGTGTTCGACAAATATCCTGAGCTCGTTGCCAACATCAAAGGCCTGAGCGAAGAAACCACAACAGGTGTACACCGCTTGTACGAACGTATGGCCAAAGGCACATTGCCCATTCCTGCAATCAACGTAAACGACAGCGTAACCAAGAGCAAGTTCGACAACAAATACGGTTGCCAGGAAAGTCTGGTGGATGCGATCCGTCGTGCAACCGACGTAATGATGGCGGGTAAAGTAGCCGTTGTAGGTGGTTATGGCGACGTAGGTAAAGGTTCTGCCCTTTCATTGCGTGGTGCCGGTGCCCGTGTTATCGTTACCGAAATCGACCCCATTTGCGCCCTGCAGGCTGCCATGGATGGTTTTGAAGTGAAGAAAATGAAGGACGCTGTAAAAGAAGCCGACATTGTGGTAACTGCTTCTGGCTGCCGCGACCTCATTACCGGTGATCATTTCAAGGCCATGAAGGACAAGACCATTGTGTGCAACATTGGCCACTTCGATATTGAAATTGATGTAGCCTGGTTGAATACCAACTACGGTCATACCAAAGACACCATCAAGCCACAGGTAGACCTGTACAATGTGGATGGTAAAGACATCATTTTGCTGGCAGAAGGCCGCCTGGTAAACCTGGGTTGCGCTACTGGTCACCCATCGTTTGTAATGAGCAACAGCTTTAGCAACCAAACACTGGCGCAAATTGAACTGTGGACCAACCACGCCAATTACGAAAACAAAGTATATGTGCTGCCTAAGCACCTCGATGAGAAAGTAGCCCGTCTGCACCTGGCCAAAGTGGGTGCTGAGCTGGACGAACTGACCGACGCTCAAGCCGAATACCTCGGCATCAGCAAGGTTGGTCCTTTCAAGTCGGACATGTACCGTTACTAA
- a CDS encoding Lrp/AsnC family transcriptional regulator yields MPFSPKTENSTNSVVLDAKDLAILQLLQDNARITVKEISEKIHLSTTPVHERIKRMEESGVIRQYVTLLDAEKVRKGLTVICYVSLKQHSKEAGSKFIQSILQMPEVVECYNISGEFDFMLKIVAENMNSYYDFHVNKLGEVDNMGNIQSVFVMGVIKQTHRLV; encoded by the coding sequence ATGCCATTCAGCCCCAAAACAGAAAATTCCACTAACAGCGTGGTACTCGATGCCAAAGACCTGGCCATTTTGCAATTGCTGCAAGACAATGCCCGCATTACCGTGAAGGAAATTTCGGAGAAAATACACCTGAGCACTACCCCTGTGCACGAACGCATCAAACGCATGGAAGAAAGCGGCGTTATCCGCCAATACGTAACCCTGCTGGATGCAGAAAAAGTGCGTAAAGGCCTGACCGTTATTTGCTATGTAAGCCTGAAGCAACACAGCAAAGAAGCGGGCAGCAAATTCATCCAATCCATTTTACAAATGCCCGAAGTGGTGGAGTGCTACAACATTAGCGGCGAGTTCGACTTCATGCTCAAAATTGTGGCTGAAAACATGAACAGCTACTACGACTTCCATGTCAACAAGCTGGGCGAAGTAGACAACATGGGCAATATCCAAAGTGTATTTGTGATGGGGGTTATTAAGCAAACGCACCGGTTGGTGTAG
- a CDS encoding T9SS type A sorting domain-containing protein, with protein sequence MPIGALPEGFHSLSMRFKSNAGHWGQYTQRLVYVLATGSSLVSNLAAAEYFIDTDPGLGNGQSFAIGSGSTVSTLLNISLNGLSEGFHTLAIRFKDASGKWALYSQRMFYVATNANTAANIVAGEYLIDADPGVSIATPVAVTITPGATVATLIDVPVAGLSEGFHTLALRFKNADGVWGAYSQRLFYITPSALATGNIVAAEYFIDTDPGIGLGVNLPVPAPTPTIAGNFAVAVPAVLSNGQHFLFVRVKDEQQRWSMYAMDTFTVNNALPVTGMTLQASWQNNQALLSWHTLTETNSRYFDIERSADAIHYQRVGKVPAAGNSVQKRQYQFIDESAQAGVRYYRLKQLDMDGAFEYSNVVILANTQANTNLQAMPNPASNQVRFAIPASNQKLVFSVYDAGGKFVFATSSAQPVLDVRSLAAGTYFVTITDGLQHWQARVVKQ encoded by the coding sequence GTGCCCATCGGAGCATTGCCAGAAGGCTTTCACAGTTTGAGCATGCGGTTTAAATCCAATGCCGGCCACTGGGGACAATACACACAGCGGTTGGTGTACGTGTTAGCTACAGGTAGTTCGTTAGTGAGCAATCTTGCTGCCGCAGAATATTTTATTGATACCGATCCTGGCTTGGGCAATGGACAAAGCTTTGCAATTGGCAGCGGCAGCACTGTAAGCACGTTATTAAATATTTCACTCAATGGTTTGAGTGAAGGATTTCATACACTGGCCATCCGGTTTAAAGATGCTTCGGGAAAATGGGCGTTGTATTCACAGCGGATGTTTTATGTGGCTACTAATGCAAATACGGCAGCCAATATTGTTGCAGGTGAATACCTGATAGATGCTGACCCCGGAGTAAGCATTGCTACACCTGTGGCTGTAACCATTACGCCCGGCGCTACAGTGGCTACGTTGATCGATGTTCCTGTGGCAGGTTTGTCGGAAGGCTTTCATACACTGGCTTTGCGTTTTAAAAATGCCGACGGTGTATGGGGTGCGTATTCACAGCGGCTGTTTTACATTACACCATCGGCCTTGGCTACGGGCAATATTGTGGCTGCCGAATATTTTATTGATACCGACCCCGGTATTGGCTTGGGGGTTAATTTACCAGTGCCTGCACCTACACCAACCATTGCCGGCAATTTTGCTGTTGCTGTTCCGGCAGTGCTTTCAAACGGACAACATTTTTTGTTTGTTCGGGTGAAGGATGAACAGCAACGCTGGAGCATGTATGCCATGGATACTTTTACGGTGAACAATGCATTGCCCGTAACTGGCATGACACTGCAAGCCAGCTGGCAAAACAATCAGGCATTGCTCTCTTGGCATACACTTACCGAAACCAACAGCCGGTATTTTGACATTGAAAGAAGTGCCGATGCCATCCATTATCAGCGGGTTGGTAAAGTGCCTGCAGCAGGTAATAGTGTGCAAAAAAGACAATATCAGTTTATTGATGAAAGTGCACAGGCTGGTGTACGTTACTACCGGTTGAAACAATTGGATATGGATGGCGCATTTGAGTATAGCAATGTGGTGATACTGGCAAATACACAAGCGAACACAAACCTGCAAGCCATGCCCAATCCGGCAAGTAATCAGGTGCGGTTTGCTATTCCGGCCAGTAATCAGAAGTTGGTGTTTTCCGTGTACGATGCTGGCGGAAAATTCGTTTTCGCCACCTCATCAGCCCAACCTGTACTGGATGTGCGAAGCCTTGCAGCCGGTACTTATTTTGTAACCATTACCGATGGCCTACAGCATTGGCAGGCAAGGGTTGTAAAGCAGTAG
- a CDS encoding outer membrane beta-barrel family protein codes for MDDMNSISVSQGFVDGRFGFEEIQDQNYYDANRQLTQTGIRYNNDYFGFKRQNTQVNYRRTFAKEGKEWTADFTYNGGTNGGANDISNQLYFADGNANGAAVLVRNEGVGNGRQYTFQTDYVNPISENSKLELGARSYHNISNDKLDVFSVANSGNTKLPLSNNYGFKEMINAVYGNYSNALGKRWKYQAGLRFEYSKFDGELKDSAQKFGYTYPNKSSGIWNAFFPSLYLTYQLKEGHDLQINFSRRIRRPNFWQINPYTDISDPQNIRKGNPALQPEFTNSFEVNYNRVYDKGNFLISAYYRNNTQDITQFTDTIGSELLAQLSSAGITPTALVSTFINADRTNRSGLELTWQHKFSPAFDISPNLNFQYRDVKATVNNINLNNYGFNWNARLTMNYKIVKPDSKLLNNISFQLMGEYESPRVIPQGRMKAQQSMDFAIRKDFLKNNAGTLTFNVQDVFNSRIMGTITDTDRFYQDSYRRWNVRTIRLTFSYRFGNKDLQIFKRREGGDGEGGGEG; via the coding sequence ATGGATGACATGAACTCCATCAGTGTGAGCCAGGGTTTTGTAGATGGTCGTTTTGGTTTTGAAGAAATACAAGACCAAAACTACTACGATGCCAACCGGCAATTGACACAAACAGGCATCCGTTATAACAATGATTACTTTGGTTTTAAACGCCAAAACACACAGGTGAACTACCGCCGCACTTTTGCCAAAGAAGGAAAAGAATGGACGGCCGATTTCACCTACAACGGCGGCACCAATGGCGGCGCCAACGACATCAGCAACCAACTTTATTTTGCCGATGGCAATGCCAATGGCGCAGCAGTGCTGGTACGCAACGAAGGTGTGGGCAATGGCCGTCAGTACACGTTTCAAACAGACTATGTCAATCCCATCAGCGAAAACAGCAAGCTGGAACTGGGAGCCCGCAGCTATCACAACATCAGCAACGATAAGTTGGATGTATTTAGCGTAGCCAACAGTGGCAATACCAAATTGCCGCTGAGCAACAATTATGGTTTTAAAGAAATGATTAACGCCGTGTATGGCAACTACAGCAATGCCTTGGGCAAACGCTGGAAATACCAGGCGGGTCTGCGTTTTGAGTATTCCAAATTTGATGGCGAACTGAAAGACAGTGCCCAAAAATTTGGCTACACTTATCCCAACAAAAGCAGCGGTATCTGGAATGCTTTCTTCCCTAGTTTGTACCTCACTTACCAACTGAAAGAAGGTCACGATTTGCAAATCAATTTCAGCCGCCGCATTCGCCGGCCCAATTTCTGGCAAATCAATCCGTACACCGATATCAGCGATCCGCAAAACATACGCAAGGGCAACCCCGCTTTGCAACCAGAGTTTACCAACAGCTTTGAAGTAAACTACAACCGGGTGTATGACAAAGGCAACTTTTTGATTTCTGCCTATTACAGAAACAATACGCAAGACATCACACAGTTTACGGATACCATTGGAAGCGAATTGCTGGCACAACTCAGCAGTGCAGGCATCACACCAACTGCATTGGTATCCACATTCATCAATGCCGACCGCACCAACCGCAGCGGCCTCGAACTGACCTGGCAGCACAAGTTTTCACCGGCCTTCGACATTTCGCCCAACCTCAACTTTCAGTACAGAGATGTAAAAGCAACAGTCAACAACATTAACCTGAACAATTACGGCTTCAACTGGAATGCACGGTTAACCATGAACTATAAAATTGTGAAGCCGGACAGCAAGTTGCTCAACAATATTTCCTTTCAACTGATGGGTGAATACGAGAGCCCGAGAGTGATACCACAAGGACGCATGAAAGCGCAACAATCCATGGACTTTGCCATTCGCAAAGATTTCCTGAAGAATAACGCAGGCACATTGACGTTCAATGTGCAGGACGTGTTCAATAGTCGCATTATGGGTACCATTACCGATACCGATCGTTTTTATCAGGACTCCTATCGTCGTTGGAATGTGCGGACCATTCGCCTTACGTTCAGCTATCGTTTTGGCAACAAAGACCTGCAGATTTTCAAACGCCGGGAAGGCGGCGATGGCGAAGGTGGCGGGGAAGGATAG
- a CDS encoding TonB-dependent receptor, whose product MFFQMTHFHSRSIVSSRWFFLFVMLCSSLLAVAQKQTVLVSGTVKGSNGKPLEAATVSVYTLVKNETKTDTFSAVGISNKLGEFTVKAVASEAMQIEISLIGFTTVLEPIVWLTGSGQLKAGSYTLTEASNQLGNVVVTAKKPFMQLGVDRRIFNAEASIVSKGGTAVDLMRTIPGLNVDVNGNVQLRNSSPQIFVDGRPTILTLEQIPSDDIEKVEVITNPSAKYDAGSTGGIINVVLKKSRRNGMNGTASIGGGVPKVFNSNVSINYRQGKLNFLPAAVTTVVAARPSARPIVPTSKTDKPAPTSTSVPKVTAAAGLLPAASGSIISWMT is encoded by the coding sequence ATGTTTTTTCAAATGACGCATTTTCACTCCCGCTCCATCGTTAGCAGCCGTTGGTTTTTCCTGTTTGTAATGTTGTGTAGCAGCTTGTTGGCCGTGGCTCAAAAACAAACCGTACTGGTAAGTGGTACGGTGAAAGGTAGCAATGGCAAACCACTGGAAGCCGCCACGGTGTCGGTGTACACACTTGTAAAAAATGAAACCAAGACAGATACTTTTTCTGCTGTAGGCATTAGCAATAAGTTGGGTGAGTTTACGGTAAAAGCCGTGGCTTCCGAAGCCATGCAAATAGAAATCAGCCTCATTGGTTTTACCACTGTGCTCGAACCCATTGTGTGGCTCACGGGCAGCGGCCAGCTCAAAGCCGGCAGCTACACCCTTACCGAAGCCAGCAACCAACTGGGCAATGTGGTGGTAACTGCCAAAAAGCCTTTCATGCAGCTGGGCGTAGATCGCCGCATTTTTAATGCGGAAGCCAGCATTGTGAGCAAAGGCGGAACCGCTGTCGATTTGATGCGTACCATACCCGGCCTGAATGTAGATGTGAATGGCAACGTGCAGCTGCGCAACAGCTCACCACAAATTTTTGTAGATGGCCGCCCCACTATTCTCACACTGGAGCAAATACCCAGCGACGATATTGAAAAAGTAGAAGTCATTACCAACCCTTCGGCCAAGTACGATGCCGGCAGCACCGGCGGCATCATTAATGTGGTGTTGAAGAAGAGCCGGCGCAATGGCATGAACGGCACGGCTTCTATTGGTGGCGGTGTTCCCAAAGTGTTCAACAGCAATGTGAGCATCAACTACCGCCAGGGCAAGCTCAACTTTTTGCCAGCGGCAGTTACAACCGTAGTGGCGGCACGGCCATCAGCAAGGCCGATCGTACCAACAAGCAAAACGGACAAGCCAGCTCCTACTTCAACCAGCGTACCGAAAGTGACCGCAGCCGCAGGTTTACTTCCGGCCGCTTCGGGCTCGATTATTTCATGGATGACATGA